The genomic window GGTTTCAGAAAAATCTTCTTTTATGGATTTTTTTCGAATAGGCAGTATAATTTCAAAGACAAATGGTTGTTTTTTGTTTTATTTTCGGTAATTCTACTATATTTGTATTAATTACATAAACTTTTATAGATGAAAGCTAAAGCAACTCTAAAACAAATTGCGAAAGAACTAGGAGTTTCTGTGTCAACAGTGTCTAAAGCGTTGAATGACAGTCCGGAAATTAGTGAGCAAACGAAGGTTAAGATTAAGGAGTATGCCAAACTCAAAAATTATAAGCCGAATGTTATTGGTCTAAATTTAAAAAATCGTAAAACCAAAACGATAGGGGTAATTATTCCTAATATTCTAAATTCTTTCTTCGCGAAAGTTTTTAGCGGTATTGAGAAAGTTGCCGATAAGAAAGGGTATAATGTAATTACTTGTATTTCTAACGAATCTTTAGAGAAAGAAATTCATACACTTGAAATGTTGAGTAATGGAACCATTGACGGATTTATCCTTTCGGTTTCAGAAGAAGCTCAAAAACTTCAAGATTACAATCATTTTTCTGAAATAATTAACGACGGAACACCAATCGTAATGTTTGATCGTATTGCTGATGAAGTAGATTGCGACAAAGTTGTTGTAGATGATTTCGATTCAGCATTAAATTCAACACAGCATTTAATCAATCTTGGATGTAAAAATATCGCTTTAATATCTTCTGTAGATAACTTGAGTGTTGGAAAATTAAGAGCTGACGGATATTTGAAAGCTTTAGCGGACAATAATATTCCGGTAAATGAAAAAATTATTCTTCGTACCGATTCTGAAGAAGATATGAAAGCTAAAATTGATGCGATTTTTGACAATAAAATTGATGGAATTTTTGCTTTAGATGAAAATGATTCGGTTGCGGCTCTACGAGTAAGTTTGAAAAAAGGATACAGAGTTCCAGAAGATATTTCTATTATTGGTTTTGCAGATGGTATTTTAGCTTCAAGACGTTTATCGCCAAGTTTGACAACAGTAAGTCAGCATGGTGTTGAAATTGGAGAAGTGGCTGCCAAAAGATTAATTGAAAGATTGGAAGAACCTGAAGGGACAGTTTCTGAATATGAAACGATCGTCATTAAGACAAAATTGAAAGAAAGAGAATCAACTCGAAAAAAATAAAACTAAAAATCCCTTCATATTGAAGGGATTTTTTTATTTAAACTCATAAGGAAATTTAGGGTTCTTATACTTTTTCAATTTCTCAAAAGGAACTAAAAAAGGTTCTTCGCAAGATCTTGCGGCTCTATAAAAGATTGGAGTAAATTCAATTCCTTTTTCTGTATAATTCCAAGATGGAAAATCCCAATATTCTTCATTGGTGTAATCGCAATAATCATCTTCATTTTTTGGTTTTTCAAAATGTTCCTGAGAATTAATTACAGCAAGTAATTTAGGAGAAAAAAAGTCATTTCTATATTTTGAAAAAGCATCAAAATTATTTTCACTGTCACCCGTCACGCTTTTGTCAAAAGCTAGAATGTCATCAATTCCATATTGTTTTCCATTATTTAAATCAATTAGATATCCACTGCTTCCAAAATCTGGATGAGCACCTCCGCAATCCCAAAACATCGAAACTTGAAAACCTAATAAGTCATTGTTCAGAAAATTAATTGTTGTATTTCCTTCAATGCCTTTCCCTTGGCTATATTCAAAACTAGACGCACAATTAAGCTGAGCTAATGTGTTTTCAATATGTATTTTTTCTAAAATTGGATTAATCAAAGTTTTATTTTTCTCTGAGAAATTATTTCCCAATCTAAAGAAATCTGAATCGCAATGTTTTTCAGAATACCATACAAACTCTTTGTTGTTATAAATCGTGGTTTTCTGCTTTTTGAATTCCAGAAATTTATATTTTACTAGATTGAGACGTTCATCATCAAATCTGATTTTGAGATTCGATTTATAGTTATCAAAATTTACAGGTTCAAGATGAACGGCTAACTGCTTGTCTTTGGCATCATACCAAAAGCCATCAAAATTATTGCCCGATTTTTTGAGGTAGAATTTTTCAGTAATATTATCACCAGGTTTAAAATAGAAAGTGAAATTATTGCTGTCTTTAAGTTTTCCTTCGAGCTTAATATCTTTTAGGGAATTTTTATAGAAATACACAGCATTTAAATTGGCTTCATTGTCCGATTTATAAACTTGAACAGTCATAAAAATAGTGCTTTTGCCTAAAGTTCCTTCGAGATAATAAATTTTGTTTTGAGAAAACGCGATAGTTGAATAAAATAGAAATAGGAAGAAAAAAAATTTTTTCATTACTGTTCTTTTAAGTTTTAAAAATCTTTAAACGAAGTAGTAAATGTAAGAAAAAGTGAAATTCGTAAAGCTTGAAAACATTTTATTTTAATGAAGTGAAAAATCCATTCTTTTGAATGGATTTTTTATGTTAAAAAGCTACATTTGAAAAAAAGCTTTTTTATGACAACCCCCAAATTATTATCAAATCTGCCAATTGAAGATTTAACTTCTCAAACTGATTATTTAGGAATAATTGATAAAGGAGATTTAATAAAAACATTTTTAAAAGGAAATAAAGATCAGTTTGATGAGATTAAGATGTTTTCTCTTTATGGTGAATGGGGAAGTGGAAAAAGCAGTTTAATGAAATATCTTGAAAAAGAATTAAAAGGAGATTTTAATACTTTTTTCTTTGAAGCTTGGGAGTTTGAGAAAGATGAAAACTTAGCAATGTCTTTGCTTGAGTTTATTACATATAAAAGAAAAGATACCACTGAAGAGTTTTTTGATGACATTCTTAAATATGGAGGAAGGATTTTAAGAGGTTTAGGGAAATCTATAAAATTAAATATACCACTCTTTACAAATGGGCCAGCTATAGAATTAGATCCATCAGCATTCGTTGAAGAAGTTTCTAAAAGCGAAGAGCTAACATTTTATAAAGCATTAGGGAATTTTAAAACAGAATTTATTCGTTTAGAAGACAATATTACAAAAGGCGATAATCCAAAATATAATATAGTTTTTATCGATGATTTAGACAGATGTGAACCAGAACAAGTTTTAAACTTGCTTTCAGCTATAAAATTATTTTTTACTTATGGATGCAAAACAATTTTCTTTTGTGGCGTTGATAAAAAAGCTGTTGGGCAAGCTGTTAAAACAAAATATGGTGAGATTGTAATTGCACATGAATACTTGGAAAAGATATTTGATATTTCTTTTTCCATGCCTGAGCATGATGACTTAGAAAAATTAATTAATCATTATTTTGATGATACTTATTATGACATAGGTGATGGCAAAATAGCAATTAATCATAGAATAAATATTTTTTTTAAGTATTTGGAATTTACAAATCCTAGAAGGATTAAAAAAGTTTTAAACAAATACCAAATACTTAGAAATATAAAGTTTTTACAGTTACCTGAAAAATATTATCCTTTTCCTAATATAGATGAGAAGAATGCTGAAGAGAGGAATTATTTTGAGACTATTTTGGTGTTGTATTTAATAATTCTACATGAGTTTTATCCAAAATATTTTGATGATTTCCTAGATTTTGATTTAAAAAGGAAAAATTATTTGCAAGGATTTAAAAATTCAGATCAAATAAAAGACATTAATTCTGCCATAGGTAATTTAAACAAATGGATTACCATTAATCAATCAAAAAAAACATTAGGAAATATTAATTTAGAGAATAATGATCTTATTGCGGCCTATTTAATATGTCTTGCTCCGTCAGATGTAAATCAGTTGTCAGCTGCATCTATTTGGGAGAATTCTAAGATTAATCAAATGTTAGTAAAAGGAAATAAAATTGAATATTTATTCTTTAAGTTTATAATTGAAAGTAATGTAATGAATTATACTAAAAAGAATACATCTGATTCATCTTTAAGTTCTATAAAAAAAATAGTAAAAAGCGCATTGTAAATCAATGCGCTTCTAACCAGTCTTTACCTAAACCAAGTTCTACTTCTAAAGGAACCGACATTTTAAAAGCATTTTCCATTTCGTGTTTAATCATTGGCTGGATTTTTTCGAGTTCATCATTGTGAACATCGAACACAAGCTCATCATGCACCTGAAGAAGCATTTTAGACTTCCAGTTTTCGTCACGAAGTTTTTTATGAATGTTGATCATGGCAATTTTGATCACATCGGCAGCACTTCCTTGAATTGGTGCATTTACAGCATTTCGTTCTGCGGCGCTTCTTACAACAGCATTAGCAGAATTAATATCTTTTAAATAACGGCGACGACCTAAAATAGTTTGTACATAACCTTTTTCACGAGCAAATTCAACTTGTTCAGAAATATAAGATTTAAGACGCGGATAAGTTTTGTAGTATGCATCGATCAAAGCGGCACTTTCGCTTCTAGAAAGTGAAGTTTGGCTGCTTAATCCGAAAGCAGAAACACCATAGATAATTCCGAAGTTTACCGTTTTAGCATTGCTTCTTTGTTCGCGGGAAACTTCTTCTAAAGCAACATTAAAAACCTTTGCAGCGGTTGCTCTGTGAATGTCTTCTCCATTTTGGAAAGCTTTAATCATATTTTCTTCGCCACTTAGAGCGGCAATAATTCGCAATTCAATTTGCGAGTAATCCGCAGAGATTAAAGTATGGTTTTCATCACGTGCGACAAAAGCTTTACGAATCTGGCGTCCTCTTTCGGTACGAATCGGAATATTCTGCAAGTTTGGATTATTAGAACTCAGACGGCCTGTTGCAGCAACTGCCTGCATATAATCTGTATGAACGCGTAAGGTTTTTTTGTCAACCTGTTCTGGCAAGGCTAAAATGTATGTGCTTTGCAGTTTTACCATTTGGCGCCAATCCAAAATATCTTTTACAATTGGGTTGTCATTTGCCAAATAAGTCAACACTTCCTCACCAGTTGCATATTGCCCTGTTTTGGTTTTCTTTTGTTTTGCTCCGCCAATTTTAAGTTTGTCGAACAAAATATCTCCTAATTGTTTTGGAGAAGCCAAATTGAATTTCTCACCAGCTGTTTCGTAAATTTTCTGTTCCAAAGATTTGATTTCAACATCCATTTCTTTCGACATTTGATTTAAGAAATCAACATCAAGACGAATACCTTCCATTTCCATATCAGCCAAAACGCTTACTAACGGAATTTCGATTTCGTCAAATAACTTTTTAGTTCCAGTTTTGTCTAATTGAGTTGTGAAGATTTCTTTCAATTGTAACGTAATATCGGCATCTTCTGCTGCATATTCTTTAATATCTTCCAAAGGAACGTCGCGCATATTAAGCTGATTTTTTCCTTTTTTGCCAATTAAAGTTTCAATAGATTTTGGAGAATATTTTAAATACGTTTCTGCCAAAATATCCATATTGTGACGCATATCTGGATTAATCAGATAATGTGCAATCATAGTATCAAAAAGCTTTCCTTTTACAGTTACACCGTAATTAGAAAGGATTTTTAAATCATATTTTAAATTTTGTCCGATTTTCTCAATGTTTTCATTTTCAAAAAACGGAACAAATTTTTCGACTAAAGCTTTTGCTTCTTCCTGATTTTCTGGGAACGGAACATAAAAGGCCTTTCCTTTTTCATAAGAAAACGACATTCCGACCAATTCTGCGTGCAGAGCATCGATTCCTGTAGTTTCTGTATCAAAACAAACTGCTGGTTGTTTTTGTAGATTCTGTAAAAGTAATTTAATTCCTAAATCACCTTGAATGGTCTGATAGGAATGTTCTGTGTTTTCTAAAGTATTATAAAAAGAAGTTCTTGGAGCATCTGTATCTTCGTCTGCATCAGCGCTTCCAAAAAGATCAAATTGGTCTTCATTTTTAGCGGCAGTTTTTTTAGCTGGTTTTGCATCTGTAGCAGCAGTAGCAGTTTGAGCGCCATCTGTTTTAAACAAATTGTCAAATTGCTCAGCCATTCTTCTAAATTCTAGTTCTTGAAAAATAGCATCTGTTTTTTCGATATCTGGGCGAGAAAGCTCGTAATCTTCTTCATTAAACGTAACATCGCAATCGGTAATAATCGCAGCCAGTTTTTTAGAAAGAATTCCTTTTTCTTTATTCGCTTCGATGTTTTCTTTCATTTTACCTTTTAGCTTATCTGTATTAGCCAAAAGATTTTCCATAGAACCAAACTCTTTCAAGAATTTTTTTGCTGTTACTTCACCAACACCAGGCAATCCAGGAATATTATCGACAGCATCACCCATCATTCCAAGAAAATCAATTACTTGTTCAGGTCTTTCAATTTCAAATTTTGCCAAAACTTCAGGAACTCCCCAAATTTCGATTCCGTTACCCATTCGGGCAGGTTTATACATAAAGATATTTTCAGAAACCAATTGTGCAAAATCTTTATCGGGCGTTACCATAAATACCTGATAGTTCTGTTTTTCGGCTTGTTTGGCAATTGTTCCAATCAAATCATCGGCTTCACAGCCCGCAAGTTCAATAATTGGAATATGCATGGCTCTTAATAACTCTTGAATATAGGGAACAGCAATTTTAATTGCCTCTGGAGTTTCGTCACGGTTTGCTTTGTAATCAACAAACATTTCAGATCTTACATGACTACCGCCTTTGTCGAAAGCAACAGCCAAATGGTCTGGTTTTTCTCTTTTAATAACATCTAGAAGTGAGTTCATAAAACCCATAATTGCAGATGTATCCATTCCTTTTGAGTTGATTCTCGGGTTTTTTATAAAAGCATAATAACCACGAAAAATTAATGCATAAGCATCTAGAAGAAAAAGGCGTTTTTGAGTTGACATATTAAAAATATTAGTCTGTAAAAATAAACAATTGGGTTCTCAAAAATTAGACTAACAGGATTTTTTTTCCACCATATAAGTTATATAAGTTCATTTTAGTTGAGACACGCCTGTAGAGGTGCGCCTGTAGAGACGCACTGCAGTGCGTCTACATATTTGTGAAGAGTTTTTAAATGAACTTATATAACTTATTATGGTAAAAATCTGCAAAGCGTTAATATCAAGTTAAAATTTTTTATTCAGGTATTTCTTCATTTTCTCTTCATGTTGCGAAGGTAATTTTGATCTGTAAAATAAAAGGTATTAATTCTTAAATCTTAGAAATCATGAGAAATTTATTAATGTTACTAGTGGCAGTTTTAGGAACAAGTGCAATGGTTCACGCATTTCCTGCAAAAGATGGAAAAACAGCTCCAGCAAAAGAAGTGAAAGCTACAAAACATCCTAAACACAAATCTGATAAAAAAGCAAAAACTGTAAAAGCGGAAGCTCCAAAAACAGAAGCTGCAAAACCAATGGCGCCGAAAGCAGAAACCGCAAAAGCTAAAAAATAAAAATTGCTCTCGTTTTGTTTTCGAAGCATTGTAACGA from Flavobacterium sp. KACC 22763 includes these protein-coding regions:
- a CDS encoding LacI family DNA-binding transcriptional regulator, which translates into the protein MKAKATLKQIAKELGVSVSTVSKALNDSPEISEQTKVKIKEYAKLKNYKPNVIGLNLKNRKTKTIGVIIPNILNSFFAKVFSGIEKVADKKGYNVITCISNESLEKEIHTLEMLSNGTIDGFILSVSEEAQKLQDYNHFSEIINDGTPIVMFDRIADEVDCDKVVVDDFDSALNSTQHLINLGCKNIALISSVDNLSVGKLRADGYLKALADNNIPVNEKIILRTDSEEDMKAKIDAIFDNKIDGIFALDENDSVAALRVSLKKGYRVPEDISIIGFADGILASRRLSPSLTTVSQHGVEIGEVAAKRLIERLEEPEGTVSEYETIVIKTKLKERESTRKK
- a CDS encoding KAP family P-loop NTPase fold protein, which translates into the protein MTTPKLLSNLPIEDLTSQTDYLGIIDKGDLIKTFLKGNKDQFDEIKMFSLYGEWGSGKSSLMKYLEKELKGDFNTFFFEAWEFEKDENLAMSLLEFITYKRKDTTEEFFDDILKYGGRILRGLGKSIKLNIPLFTNGPAIELDPSAFVEEVSKSEELTFYKALGNFKTEFIRLEDNITKGDNPKYNIVFIDDLDRCEPEQVLNLLSAIKLFFTYGCKTIFFCGVDKKAVGQAVKTKYGEIVIAHEYLEKIFDISFSMPEHDDLEKLINHYFDDTYYDIGDGKIAINHRINIFFKYLEFTNPRRIKKVLNKYQILRNIKFLQLPEKYYPFPNIDEKNAEERNYFETILVLYLIILHEFYPKYFDDFLDFDLKRKNYLQGFKNSDQIKDINSAIGNLNKWITINQSKKTLGNINLENNDLIAAYLICLAPSDVNQLSAASIWENSKINQMLVKGNKIEYLFFKFIIESNVMNYTKKNTSDSSLSSIKKIVKSAL
- the polA gene encoding DNA polymerase I; translated protein: MSTQKRLFLLDAYALIFRGYYAFIKNPRINSKGMDTSAIMGFMNSLLDVIKREKPDHLAVAFDKGGSHVRSEMFVDYKANRDETPEAIKIAVPYIQELLRAMHIPIIELAGCEADDLIGTIAKQAEKQNYQVFMVTPDKDFAQLVSENIFMYKPARMGNGIEIWGVPEVLAKFEIERPEQVIDFLGMMGDAVDNIPGLPGVGEVTAKKFLKEFGSMENLLANTDKLKGKMKENIEANKEKGILSKKLAAIITDCDVTFNEEDYELSRPDIEKTDAIFQELEFRRMAEQFDNLFKTDGAQTATAATDAKPAKKTAAKNEDQFDLFGSADADEDTDAPRTSFYNTLENTEHSYQTIQGDLGIKLLLQNLQKQPAVCFDTETTGIDALHAELVGMSFSYEKGKAFYVPFPENQEEAKALVEKFVPFFENENIEKIGQNLKYDLKILSNYGVTVKGKLFDTMIAHYLINPDMRHNMDILAETYLKYSPKSIETLIGKKGKNQLNMRDVPLEDIKEYAAEDADITLQLKEIFTTQLDKTGTKKLFDEIEIPLVSVLADMEMEGIRLDVDFLNQMSKEMDVEIKSLEQKIYETAGEKFNLASPKQLGDILFDKLKIGGAKQKKTKTGQYATGEEVLTYLANDNPIVKDILDWRQMVKLQSTYILALPEQVDKKTLRVHTDYMQAVAATGRLSSNNPNLQNIPIRTERGRQIRKAFVARDENHTLISADYSQIELRIIAALSGEENMIKAFQNGEDIHRATAAKVFNVALEEVSREQRSNAKTVNFGIIYGVSAFGLSSQTSLSRSESAALIDAYYKTYPRLKSYISEQVEFAREKGYVQTILGRRRYLKDINSANAVVRSAAERNAVNAPIQGSAADVIKIAMINIHKKLRDENWKSKMLLQVHDELVFDVHNDELEKIQPMIKHEMENAFKMSVPLEVELGLGKDWLEAH